The Tachypleus tridentatus isolate NWPU-2018 chromosome 5, ASM421037v1, whole genome shotgun sequence genome includes a window with the following:
- the LOC143250637 gene encoding cuticle protein 16.8-like: MLSKVVILLCLVAGSFAGYLPAAAPAYDINVPIPYDTGYDTVDEYGTRQSRQESGDGSGRVQGSYGYTDPWGTSRQVNYLADEGGFRAWISTNEAGTANQNPADVEINSQAAAPAPAAPIRPVVKKVVAAPAYAPLPAVPKVPLAAPVLKAPLPLPSKYLQGWE; encoded by the exons ATGTTGTCCAag GTCGTGATCTTGCTGTGTCTCGTCGCCGGATCTTTTGCCGGATACCTTCCTGCCGCTGCTCCTGCTTAT GATATCAACGTCCCTATTCCATACGACACTGGTTACGATACCGTTGATGAATACGGTACCAGACAAAGTCGTCAAGAGAGTGGAGATGGCAGCGGTAGAGTCCAGGGTTCCTATGGCTACACTGACCCTTGGGGTACCTCCCGTCAGGTAAATTACTTAGCTGATGAAGGTGGTTTCCGTGCCTGGATCTCAACTAACGAAGCTGGAACCGCCAACCAGAATCCCGCTGATGTTGAAATCAACTCCCAGGCTGCTGCTCCTGCCCCTGCTGCTCCTATCCGTCCCGTTGTGAAAAAGGTGGTCGCTGCTCCAGCTTATGCCCCTCTTCCAGCCGTTCCCAAGGTTCCCTTAGCTGCTCCCGTCCTTAAGGCACCACTTCCTCTGCCTAGTAAATATCTCCAGGGCTGGGAGTAA